One genomic region from Anthonomus grandis grandis chromosome 1, icAntGran1.3, whole genome shotgun sequence encodes:
- the LOC126734487 gene encoding tubulin alpha-1 chain codes for MRECISVHVGQAGVQIGNACWELYCLEHGIQPDGQMPSDKTVGGGDDSFNTFFSETGAGKHVPRAVFVDLEPTVVDEVRTGTYRQLFHPEQLITGKEDAANNYARGHYTIGKEIVDLVLDRVRKLADQCTGLQGFLIFHSFGGGTGSGFTSLLMERLSVDYGKKSKLEFAIYPAPQVSTAVVEPYNSILTTHTTLEHSDCAFMVDNEAIYDICRRNLDIERPTYTNLNRLIGQIVSSITASLRFDGALNVDLTEFQTNLVPYPRIHFPLVTYAPVISAEKAYHEQLSVAEITNACFEPANQMVKCDPRHGKYMACCMLYRGDVVPKDVNAAIATIKTKRTIQFVDWCPTGFKVGINYQPPTVVPGGDLAKVQRAVCMLSNTTAIAEAWARLDHKFDLMYAKRAFVHWYVGEGMEEGEFSEAREDLAALEKDYEEVGMDSGEGEGEGAEEF; via the exons CGTGAATGTATCTCAGTCCATGTTGGCCAAGCCGGAGTCCAAATTGGTAACGCCTGTTGGGAACTCTACTGCCTTGAGCATGGAATCCAACCTGATGGACAAATGCCATCTGACAAAACTGTTGGAGGTGGAGATGACTCTTTCAACACCTTCTTTAGTGAGACTGGTGCTGGCAAACATGTGCCCAGGGCAGTGTTTGTTGACTTAGAGCCCACTGTGGTTGATGAGGTCAGGACCGGAACTTACAGACAGTTGTTCCACCCTGAACAACTAATCACAGGAAAGGAAGACGCCGCCAACAACTACGCGCGTGGTCATTACACTATTGGAAAGGAAATTGTTGACTTGGTTTTGGACAGGGTCAGGAAACTGGCCGATCAATGTACTGGACTGCAAGGATTCTTGATCTTCCACTCTTTCGGTGGTGGCACTGGATCTGGTTTCACTTCATTGTTGATGGAGCGTCTATCAGTTGACTATggcaaaaaatccaaacttgaATTTGCTATTTACCCAGCCCCACAAGTATCCACTGCAGTAGTTGAACCCTACAACTCCATTTTGACCACCCACACCACCTTGGAACACTCTGACTGTGCCTTCATGGTAGACAATGAGGCTATCTATGATATCTGCAGACGTAACTTGGACATCGAGAGGCCCACTTACACTAACTTGAACAGGCTTATTGGCCAAATTGTATCTTCTATTACTGCCTCTTTGAGGTTCGATGGTGCCCTCAATGTTGACCTGACAGAATTCCAAACTAACTTGGTACCATACCCCCGTATCCATTTCCCTCTGGTAACTTATGCCCCAGTAATCTCTGCTGAGAAGGCTTACCATGAACAACTATCTGTTGCTGAAATTACCAATGCTTGCTTTGAACCAGCCAACCAGATGGTGAAATGTGACCCAAGACATGGAAAGTACATGGCTTGCTGTATGTTGTACAGAG gtgaTGTTGTACCCAAGGATGTCAATGCTGCCATCGCTACGATTAAGACTAAGCGTACCATCCAATTCGTTGACTGGTGTCCAACTGGTTTCAAGGTTGGTATCAACTACCAACCACCGACCGTTGTACCCGGAGGTGATTTGGCGAAAGTGCAACGTGCCGTATGCATGTTGTCCAACACCACCGCCATTGCGGAAGCTTGGGCCAGGTTGGACCACAAGTTCGATCTGATGTACGCCAAGCGCGCTTTCGTCCACTGGTACGTAGGTGAGGGTATGGAGGAAGGAGAGTTCTCCGAAGCCCGTGAAGATCTGGCTGCTCTGGAGAAGGATTATGAAGAGGTTGGCATGGACTCTGGAGAAGGTGAAGGAGAAGGTGCCGAGGAATTCTAA